A single region of the Desulfovibrio sp. ZJ209 genome encodes:
- a CDS encoding TSUP family transporter encodes MPVLTVTTAVACGGAALVGGFIDAIAGGGGLLTVPALLLTGVPPHLALGTNKVSCSLGTAVALGTFARSHLVLWRLALAGLAFSLLGAWAGSLLALRVDPAVLGKILVGLLPVGMLLTLAPRRQREADAGAPPLSGPRLWLLTPLVCLAIGVYDGFFGPGTGSFLILALHWVLNIGLIQASATSKVLNLGSNVGAVVAFVWHGSVFWPLAALMTACSMLGNWFGSRTAIRVGAAAVRRFLMVSLGLLLLTLVWRYFVAPQ; translated from the coding sequence ATGCCCGTGCTCACCGTGACCACGGCCGTGGCCTGCGGCGGCGCGGCCCTCGTGGGCGGCTTCATCGACGCCATCGCCGGCGGGGGCGGCCTGCTCACCGTGCCGGCGCTCCTGCTCACGGGCGTGCCCCCGCACCTCGCGCTCGGCACCAACAAGGTGAGTTGCAGCCTGGGCACGGCCGTGGCCCTCGGCACCTTCGCGCGCAGCCATCTCGTGCTCTGGCGGCTGGCGCTCGCGGGCCTCGCCTTTTCGCTGCTGGGCGCGTGGGCCGGCTCCCTTCTGGCGCTGCGGGTGGACCCGGCCGTGCTTGGCAAGATCCTGGTGGGCCTGCTCCCCGTGGGCATGCTGCTCACGCTCGCCCCAAGGCGCCAGCGTGAGGCGGACGCGGGCGCGCCGCCGCTTTCCGGGCCCCGCCTCTGGCTGCTCACGCCACTCGTGTGCCTCGCCATCGGCGTCTATGACGGCTTTTTCGGCCCGGGCACGGGCAGCTTCCTCATCCTGGCCCTGCACTGGGTGCTCAACATCGGCCTCATCCAGGCCTCGGCGACCTCCAAGGTGCTCAACCTGGGCTCCAACGTGGGCGCGGTGGTGGCCTTTGTCTGGCACGGCTCGGTGTTCTGGCCCCTGGCCGCGCTGATGACGGCCTGCTCCATGCTCGGCAACTGGTTCGGCAGCCGCACGGCCATCCGCGTGGGCGCGGCCGCCGTGCGCCGCTTCCTCATGGTGTCGCTCGGCCTTCTCCTCCTGACCCTTGTCTGGCGCTATTTTGTGGCTCCGCAATAG
- a CDS encoding vWA domain-containing protein, whose translation MMKFSRFRALLFPLLLAAAFSFTAAPSGAAQPLLQEGKKSVFQRVVTHPGAKLYAGPEAGAATLRESIPTFTALYIYDRQGDRLEVGAGSDKADGWIDKSLVTEWPQAITMVLTDRTGREPVLFFRNHDGLEQACRADDLKGLLAGYRQELASGKELPADYPVIATEPAASAVAEKNFYLLPVLSIDDQFYGQHGPRLIEVASIDPGIAEAGGEANAGAAKSPAAADFRTGFAFVIDTTISMKPYIDETLRLVQGLYDELEKSPYADKMAFAVVAFRSSTKRTPGLGYTAKIICDFTSVKDRKRLEEALRQVDEATVSSHGINEDAFAGVKAAVDGLSWQDYGSRVMLMITDAGPLGAGDPDSATGFSPEALADYLKTNRIYLTALHVKNPRTAQNQPYAAEAYRTLTRQSDNQASYIPIDAATPAKGAKAFESAARVLAQSYGKVLAATAEGKLMAPSRISAPKAKLSPEEEARRIAESTGYAMQLQFFGNRKGSTAPQVVDAWIADADLAKLAANPGDAPVLAVEPAVLLTKGQLSNLYKQLKLLLAGSEQAFLNGDADLFGQILSAAAQMSRDPNQFSLHPDRNLAENGLLDEVLADLPYKSVIGSMTRKDWEDMSTGQRDAFVRRIKGLLARYEAYDKDASHWESFGATNPNDRVYRVPLSMLP comes from the coding sequence ATGATGAAATTTTCCCGCTTCCGCGCCCTCCTCTTCCCGCTGCTGCTCGCGGCGGCGTTCAGCTTCACGGCCGCGCCCTCAGGCGCCGCGCAGCCCCTGCTCCAGGAGGGCAAGAAAAGCGTGTTCCAGCGCGTGGTCACGCATCCCGGCGCCAAACTCTACGCCGGGCCCGAGGCCGGCGCGGCCACCCTGCGCGAGAGCATCCCCACTTTCACAGCCCTCTATATCTATGACCGCCAGGGCGACCGCCTCGAGGTGGGCGCGGGCAGCGACAAGGCCGACGGCTGGATCGACAAGTCCCTTGTCACCGAATGGCCGCAGGCCATCACCATGGTGCTCACCGACAGGACAGGCCGCGAGCCGGTGCTGTTTTTCCGCAACCATGACGGGCTGGAGCAGGCCTGCCGCGCCGACGACCTCAAGGGCCTGCTCGCCGGCTACCGCCAGGAGCTGGCCTCCGGGAAGGAGCTGCCCGCTGACTACCCGGTCATCGCCACCGAGCCCGCGGCCTCGGCCGTGGCCGAAAAGAACTTTTATCTCCTGCCCGTGCTCTCCATCGACGACCAGTTCTACGGCCAGCACGGGCCAAGGCTCATCGAGGTGGCCTCCATCGACCCGGGCATCGCGGAGGCCGGCGGCGAAGCCAATGCAGGCGCCGCCAAGAGCCCGGCCGCCGCGGACTTCCGCACGGGCTTCGCCTTTGTCATCGACACCACCATCTCCATGAAGCCCTATATCGACGAGACCCTGCGCCTCGTGCAGGGCCTGTATGACGAGCTGGAAAAAAGCCCCTATGCCGACAAGATGGCCTTCGCCGTGGTGGCCTTCCGCAGCAGCACCAAGCGCACGCCGGGCCTCGGCTACACCGCGAAGATCATTTGCGATTTCACCTCGGTCAAGGACCGCAAGCGCCTGGAGGAAGCGCTCAGGCAGGTGGACGAGGCCACGGTGTCGAGCCACGGCATCAACGAGGACGCCTTCGCCGGCGTCAAGGCAGCGGTGGACGGCCTTTCCTGGCAGGACTACGGCAGCCGCGTCATGCTCATGATCACGGACGCCGGCCCCCTCGGCGCCGGCGACCCGGACTCGGCCACCGGCTTCTCGCCCGAGGCGCTGGCCGACTATCTCAAGACCAACCGCATCTACCTCACCGCGCTGCACGTCAAGAACCCGCGCACCGCCCAGAACCAGCCCTACGCGGCCGAGGCCTACCGCACCCTCACCCGCCAGAGCGACAACCAGGCGAGCTATATCCCCATCGACGCGGCCACGCCGGCCAAGGGCGCCAAGGCCTTTGAGAGCGCGGCGCGCGTGCTCGCCCAGTCGTATGGCAAGGTGCTGGCGGCCACGGCCGAGGGCAAGCTCATGGCGCCCTCGCGCATCAGCGCGCCCAAGGCGAAGCTCAGCCCCGAGGAAGAGGCGCGGCGCATCGCCGAAAGCACGGGCTATGCCATGCAGCTCCAGTTTTTCGGCAACCGCAAGGGGAGCACGGCGCCGCAGGTGGTGGACGCCTGGATCGCCGACGCCGACCTCGCCAAGCTCGCCGCCAACCCGGGCGACGCGCCGGTGCTCGCCGTGGAGCCGGCCGTGCTGCTCACCAAGGGCCAGCTCAGCAATCTCTACAAACAGCTCAAGCTCCTGCTGGCCGGAAGCGAACAGGCCTTCCTCAACGGCGACGCCGACCTCTTCGGGCAGATCCTTTCCGCGGCCGCGCAGATGAGCCGCGACCCCAACCAGTTTTCGCTCCACCCGGACCGAAACCTGGCCGAAAACGGGCTTTTGGACGAAGTGCTCGCCGACTTGCCCTACAAGAGCGTCATCGGCTCCATGACGCGGAAGGACTGGGAGGACATGTCCACAGGCCAGCGGGACGCCTTCGTGCGCCGCATCAAGGGGCTGCTCGCCCGCTACGAGGCCTATGACAAGGACGCCTCGCACTGGGAGAGCTTCGGCGCCACGAACCCCAATGACCGGGTGTACCGCGTGCCGCTCTCCATGCTGCCCTAG
- a CDS encoding DMT family protein: MNIPVPALTIGLLILSNVFMTFAWYGHLRYKGLALPLVILTSWGLAFFEYVLQVPANRIGYGHFSAAELKTIQEVISLSVFMLFSTLWLGESLRWNHLVGFALIVLAAWVIFKEW; encoded by the coding sequence ATGAATATCCCGGTCCCGGCCCTCACCATCGGCCTGCTCATCCTCTCCAATGTCTTCATGACCTTCGCCTGGTACGGGCATTTGCGCTACAAGGGCCTTGCGCTGCCCTTGGTCATCCTCACGAGCTGGGGCCTGGCCTTTTTTGAATACGTGCTTCAGGTGCCGGCCAACCGCATCGGCTACGGGCACTTTTCCGCCGCGGAGCTCAAGACCATCCAGGAGGTCATCTCCCTCTCGGTCTTCATGCTCTTTTCCACCCTCTGGCTCGGGGAGTCCCTGCGCTGGAACCACCTTGTGGGCTTCGCCCTCATCGTGCTGGCGGCGTGGGTGATCTTCAAGGAGTGGTAG
- the fliM gene encoding flagellar motor switch protein FliM — protein MNKVLAQDEVDALLRGLSGGEIESEQDVPEDESGVVAFDLANQDRIIRGRMPVLEIVNDRFARLCTNALSNAVRKRVELNPISIDMTKFGEFMRSLPVPTSINIFKMDPLRGNAIMIVDSRLVFALVENVFGGAGSQPKIEGREFTRIEQAVVDKIVKIALDNMEESWRPVHDVKLELVRSEINPQFAAIVPPSDVVVVITFEVELDTSLGSMIICLPYATIEPIRSKLHASFQTERLEVDHAWVARLKERLLETPVELKVHFGDTTITGNQLLRMQVGDVLVLDTDVEDLLTCTVAGVKKYQGIAGTVKAMKAFQIIQENEPQCT, from the coding sequence ATGAATAAAGTTCTTGCACAAGATGAGGTGGATGCCCTGCTCCGCGGCCTTTCCGGCGGCGAGATCGAGAGCGAGCAGGACGTTCCCGAAGACGAATCCGGCGTGGTCGCCTTTGACCTCGCCAACCAGGACCGCATCATCCGCGGGCGCATGCCCGTTCTCGAAATCGTCAATGACCGTTTTGCCCGGCTGTGTACCAACGCGCTCTCCAACGCCGTGCGCAAGCGCGTGGAGCTGAACCCCATCTCCATCGACATGACCAAGTTCGGCGAGTTCATGCGCTCGCTGCCCGTGCCCACGTCCATCAACATCTTCAAGATGGACCCGCTGCGCGGCAACGCCATCATGATCGTGGACTCGCGCCTGGTCTTCGCCCTGGTGGAGAACGTCTTTGGCGGCGCCGGCTCCCAGCCCAAGATCGAGGGCCGCGAGTTCACGCGCATCGAGCAGGCCGTCGTGGACAAGATCGTCAAGATCGCGCTGGACAATATGGAGGAATCGTGGCGCCCGGTGCATGACGTGAAGCTGGAGCTCGTGCGCAGCGAGATCAACCCCCAGTTCGCGGCCATCGTGCCGCCGAGCGACGTGGTGGTGGTCATCACCTTCGAGGTGGAGCTCGACACCTCGCTGGGCTCCATGATCATCTGCCTGCCCTATGCCACCATCGAGCCCATCCGCTCCAAGCTGCACGCCAGCTTCCAGACCGAGCGGCTTGAGGTGGACCACGCCTGGGTGGCGCGCCTCAAGGAGCGCCTGCTGGAAACGCCGGTGGAGCTCAAGGTGCATTTCGGCGACACCACCATCACTGGCAACCAGCTCTTGCGCATGCAGGTGGGCGATGTGCTCGTGCTCGACACGGACGTGGAGGACCTGCTCACCTGCACGGTGGCGGGCGTGAAGAAATACCAGGGCATCGCGGGCACGGTGAAGGCCATGAAGGCCTTTCAGATCATCCAGGAGAACGAGCCGCAGTGCACCTGA
- a CDS encoding serine protease — MSEDSPQKARPWLPLLVSLLLLAALIWACQRVWAAHEARLEADAALRARLAALAEERDALSALLALEPCAAKAKLHGAEPAAAPPAAPATPQNPQTSGAAGETPAPVSHPSTPAAAAPVAATPSAVEDTCVFLVSVDGQGHGATGSGFFVAPGRVATNRHVVENAQGGLLVTSKALGRPVPGRVLAASGKAQGDYALVAVEPPAGAHPAVLVFADGARRTDKVGAWGFPDIVGKNDPAYRRLLTGKDLTAMPELSYTEGVVSAVLDRKPPLVVHTAPISPGNSGGPLVNERGEVVGINTMISLDEGSYRQASIALTAADLMRFLAAQGIEVKKAPAATEAP, encoded by the coding sequence ATGAGTGAAGATTCCCCCCAGAAAGCGCGGCCGTGGCTGCCGCTGCTCGTGAGCCTCCTTTTGCTGGCCGCCCTTATTTGGGCCTGCCAGCGCGTGTGGGCCGCGCACGAGGCCCGGCTCGAGGCCGACGCGGCCCTGCGCGCGCGCCTCGCCGCCCTGGCGGAAGAACGGGACGCGCTCTCGGCCCTGCTCGCGCTTGAGCCTTGCGCAGCCAAGGCCAAGCTCCACGGCGCAGAGCCGGCGGCAGCGCCCCCCGCAGCCCCCGCAACGCCCCAGAACCCGCAAACTTCCGGCGCGGCCGGCGAAACTCCGGCGCCCGTCAGCCACCCCTCCACTCCGGCCGCTGCCGCCCCGGTCGCCGCCACGCCCTCGGCGGTGGAAGACACCTGCGTCTTCCTCGTCAGCGTGGACGGGCAGGGGCACGGCGCCACGGGCTCGGGCTTCTTTGTGGCCCCGGGGCGCGTGGCCACCAACCGGCATGTGGTGGAAAACGCGCAAGGGGGCCTGCTCGTGACGAGCAAGGCCTTGGGGCGCCCGGTGCCCGGACGCGTGCTTGCCGCAAGCGGGAAGGCCCAGGGCGATTATGCCCTCGTCGCCGTGGAGCCGCCCGCGGGCGCGCACCCGGCGGTGCTCGTGTTCGCCGACGGCGCGCGGCGCACCGACAAGGTGGGCGCCTGGGGCTTCCCCGACATCGTGGGCAAGAACGACCCGGCCTACCGGCGCCTGCTCACCGGCAAGGACCTCACGGCCATGCCCGAGCTTTCCTACACCGAGGGCGTGGTCAGCGCCGTGCTCGACCGCAAGCCGCCGCTCGTGGTGCATACGGCGCCCATCTCCCCGGGCAACAGCGGGGGCCCGCTCGTCAACGAGCGCGGCGAAGTGGTGGGCATCAATACCATGATCTCCCTTGACGAAGGCAGCTACCGCCAGGCTTCCATCGCCCTCACCGCCGCGGACCTCATGCGCTTTCTCGCGGCGCAGGGCATCGAGGTGAAGAAGGCGCCGGCCGCCACGGAGGCCCCATGA
- a CDS encoding virulence factor SrfC family protein, producing the protein MELATYCADLAEACTDAGAWVSRNGELVRGEQEGLLKELRRAARVFRRCSRAAGRKMCAGVFGPSQAGKSYLISALARDAGHSLLAVFGNATKDFISEINPEGGKESTGLVTRFTMTQPKDLPPDHPVQIRLLSETDLVKIIANTYYADCEHKEAPQSDIEATLKALKQRAQSLPAGSGSPSADLDALEDLREYLVKDFRAKARVQELERSYWDQALALGPVLDLEGRVRLYSLIWDEVAPFTDLLRQLLKALDSLGYAERAYLPLDALIPRDTSIIDVATLAGLDDPERARAEGSLDVLTPAGVHASLPRAVVTALTAELTIVMREKPAPYFDHTDLLDFPGYRSRYKLDDVRRELGKEGMLKELFLRGKVAYLFQRYCAERELTSMLLCIGPSNQEVQDLPGVIDEWVRTTHGERPEDRAGRPPSLFFILTKFDMEFEDKKGAPSLESRWDNRLHASLLDFFGKQHDWPAHWTPERGFDNIFLLRNPNFRFDAVMEYDGDQEKGIRPERQDYVGRLQSAFLQSPLVAAHFREPARAWDEAMKLNDGGITYIRESLSPLCNPDIKRDQLLQNVQATREAVERRLAAFYRTDDREEIRKQKLQLIHNLFNRLGQLETQQGRMGQLLHSLTISDADIADMHPEATRRYLELADAEPADAAPAGAEPLPELDMDTVNVASWNPFAGTPESAPQAAEAPAKSAAAPADEAAFFAAYVESRWIERLHQLADDAASQKYFLLPGKEFSDLVNELSTGAARLALRDAMAEAFRRASAYANTSRESIARKEAGIAAGILNSYVDWLGLDPRTHDEKARTVALPGSKSAVVFPPLPAVEGVPQLGEARSAWSRRWLGDWLNALAALIMGNVDFDGEQTLNVEENMALGAILRRLGDEAAKAPAAAAGATA; encoded by the coding sequence ATGGAACTTGCGACATATTGCGCCGACCTCGCTGAGGCCTGCACCGACGCCGGCGCCTGGGTCTCGCGCAACGGCGAGCTCGTGCGCGGCGAGCAGGAGGGCCTGCTCAAGGAACTGCGCCGCGCCGCCCGCGTCTTCAGGCGCTGCTCGCGCGCGGCCGGGCGCAAGATGTGCGCCGGCGTTTTCGGGCCGAGCCAGGCGGGCAAGTCCTACCTCATCTCGGCCTTGGCGCGCGACGCCGGGCACTCGCTCCTTGCCGTGTTTGGCAACGCAACAAAGGACTTCATCAGCGAGATCAACCCCGAGGGCGGCAAGGAATCCACGGGCCTTGTCACGCGCTTCACCATGACGCAGCCGAAAGACCTGCCGCCGGACCATCCCGTGCAGATCCGCCTTTTGTCCGAAACCGACCTCGTCAAGATCATCGCCAACACCTATTATGCGGACTGCGAGCACAAGGAGGCCCCGCAAAGCGACATTGAGGCCACGCTCAAGGCGCTCAAACAGCGCGCCCAAAGCCTGCCCGCGGGCAGCGGCTCGCCCTCGGCCGACCTCGACGCGCTGGAAGACCTGCGCGAGTATCTGGTCAAGGACTTTCGCGCCAAGGCCCGCGTGCAGGAGCTGGAGCGCTCCTACTGGGACCAGGCGCTCGCGCTCGGCCCCGTGCTCGACCTCGAGGGCCGCGTGCGGCTCTATTCCCTGATTTGGGATGAAGTGGCGCCCTTCACCGACCTCTTGCGCCAGCTGCTCAAGGCGCTGGACTCCCTGGGCTATGCGGAACGCGCGTATCTGCCGCTCGACGCCCTCATCCCGCGCGACACGAGCATCATCGACGTGGCGACGCTCGCCGGGCTGGACGACCCCGAGCGGGCCAGGGCCGAGGGCTCGCTCGACGTGCTCACGCCCGCGGGCGTGCACGCGAGTCTCCCCCGCGCGGTGGTGACGGCGCTCACGGCCGAGCTCACCATCGTCATGCGCGAAAAGCCGGCGCCCTATTTCGACCATACCGACCTGCTCGACTTCCCTGGCTACCGCTCGCGCTACAAGCTCGACGACGTGCGCCGCGAGCTCGGCAAGGAGGGCATGCTCAAGGAGCTCTTCCTGCGCGGCAAGGTGGCCTATCTCTTCCAGCGCTACTGCGCCGAGCGCGAGCTCACGAGCATGCTGCTCTGCATCGGCCCGAGCAACCAGGAGGTGCAGGATCTCCCCGGCGTCATCGACGAATGGGTGCGCACGACCCACGGCGAGCGCCCGGAAGACCGCGCCGGCCGGCCGCCCTCGCTCTTTTTCATCTTGACCAAGTTCGACATGGAATTTGAGGACAAGAAGGGCGCGCCCTCGCTGGAAAGCCGCTGGGACAACCGGCTCCACGCCTCGCTGCTGGACTTTTTCGGCAAGCAGCACGACTGGCCGGCCCACTGGACGCCCGAGCGCGGCTTCGATAACATCTTCCTCTTGCGCAATCCCAATTTCCGCTTTGACGCGGTGATGGAATACGACGGCGACCAGGAAAAGGGCATCCGCCCCGAGCGGCAGGACTATGTGGGGCGGCTCCAGTCGGCCTTTTTGCAAAGCCCGCTCGTGGCCGCGCACTTCCGCGAGCCCGCCCGCGCCTGGGACGAGGCCATGAAGCTCAATGACGGCGGTATCACCTATATCCGCGAAAGCCTGAGCCCGCTCTGCAACCCGGACATCAAGCGCGACCAGCTGCTCCAGAACGTGCAGGCCACGCGCGAGGCCGTGGAGCGCCGGCTGGCGGCCTTCTACCGCACCGACGACCGGGAGGAGATCCGCAAGCAGAAGCTCCAGCTCATCCATAACCTCTTCAACCGCCTGGGCCAGCTGGAGACGCAGCAGGGCCGCATGGGCCAGCTCTTGCACAGCCTGACCATCAGCGACGCCGACATCGCCGACATGCACCCCGAGGCCACGCGCCGCTACCTCGAGCTGGCGGACGCCGAGCCTGCGGACGCGGCACCGGCCGGGGCCGAGCCCCTGCCCGAGCTGGACATGGACACGGTGAACGTGGCCTCCTGGAACCCCTTTGCCGGCACGCCCGAAAGCGCCCCGCAAGCTGCCGAGGCACCGGCCAAATCGGCCGCCGCGCCCGCGGACGAAGCCGCCTTTTTCGCCGCCTATGTGGAAAGCCGCTGGATCGAGCGGCTGCACCAGCTGGCGGACGACGCGGCGAGCCAGAAATACTTTCTCCTCCCCGGCAAGGAGTTTTCCGACCTCGTCAACGAGCTCTCCACCGGCGCGGCCCGCCTCGCCCTGCGCGACGCCATGGCCGAAGCCTTCCGCCGGGCCTCGGCCTATGCCAACACAAGCAGGGAGAGCATCGCCCGCAAGGAGGCCGGCATCGCCGCCGGCATCCTGAACAGCTATGTGGACTGGCTCGGGCTTGACCCGCGCACCCATGACGAAAAGGCGCGCACCGTCGCCCTGCCCGGCTCCAAGAGCGCGGTGGTCTTCCCGCCGCTGCCCGCCGTTGAGGGCGTGCCGCAGCTCGGGGAGGCGCGCTCGGCCTGGTCGCGGCGCTGGCTCGGGGACTGGCTCAACGCGCTCGCCGCGCTCATCATGGGCAATGTGGACTTTGACGGCGAGCAGACCCTGAATGTGGAAGAAAACATGGCCCTCGGCGCCATCCTGCGCCGCCTCGGCGACGAAGCGGCAAAAGCGCCGGCGGCCGCCGCGGGCGCCACGGCCTGA
- a CDS encoding virulence factor SrfB yields MFPLPQYRNPVSLIPGGCPQLLDFAAPLSGLDSVRYSFEELAEAGPGGESRVHLHAFRKNAEGEYVDELDPSRTVGAYGYELTAKKAIQPWLGRWIPVPFLRTREQTWPDSGECRFEYGPTNWARARLSLAPDAPDTLRVVLAFDMGVEEKTGDVYAALSPDDVDANAHFRLAWRFRDNAWFMDLAWVEEWLRELWQAWRKREGRPPVDGEQQFAHLASYLTTLEALERAIRATEVYVIRPDAKNCVDVDLVLDIGNSRTTGILVETHTQSATNLNDSYLLQLRDMDEPDRISTEPFETRVEFSEISFGNDALSLRSGRRTPAFAWPSPVRIGPEAARLATLSRCEQGSTGMSSPKRYLWDERNWKRTWRFNTKSEKAPYVTRGPLAQRINSSGTPLCCMDDPLFTRNRAFREQERESAFESLFTRSSLMMFLLVEIIQQALLTINSPGQRCRREASAEPRRLRQVIFTVPGGMPIAEQKIYKRWAKWAVHVLWEALGWGQYYVENPARRRRGEAADYRTNPVIRCDWDEATCTQLVFIYNEITRKFQGDAQLFCEIMGRPRPFPGRGGEAPSVRVATIDIGGGTTDLSITTFELASDEGATPRMAPHPEFHDGFNLAGDDILRAVVAEHVLEAIGAAMAEAGVKNTRAALAALFGRDTMDSSKEILNQRIQFIRQVAVPAALRVLSLYEQADMRGAGSGTVFRLGDCFVKPAEEPDGKKTGRAGKAPAEQESPPVFADGLAPMPSAAALGYLTDYVREHGGAADFDPLAIPIRVEPRRVDDTVRTALKEVLANLCEVIHLYDCDVLLLTGRPSRWPGIAETICSMLPVPPSRIFPMGDYRVGGWYPFSDALGNMTDPKTTVVVGAILCALAEGQLEGFSFDPHGLALSSTARYIGEMELNGQIRKSKVWFTVDPERRSVEPPVAEIRFSGPMAVGFRQLDAERWTTTRYYFLEFVNDDARRENAHLLPFTVKLRLVLPEEDGATAPGADGGAGEGEFVIEEIRDRNGDTVPNKVLDMRLQTLPRDEGFWMDTGIVYGD; encoded by the coding sequence ATGTTCCCCTTGCCCCAGTATCGGAATCCCGTGAGCCTCATCCCCGGCGGCTGCCCGCAGTTGCTGGACTTCGCGGCACCCCTTTCCGGGCTCGACAGCGTGCGCTACAGCTTCGAGGAGCTTGCCGAGGCAGGCCCCGGCGGCGAGAGCCGCGTGCACCTGCATGCCTTCCGCAAAAATGCCGAGGGCGAGTACGTGGACGAGCTCGACCCCTCCCGCACCGTGGGTGCCTACGGCTACGAGCTCACGGCCAAAAAGGCCATCCAGCCCTGGCTCGGGCGGTGGATACCCGTGCCCTTTTTGCGCACGCGCGAGCAGACGTGGCCGGACAGCGGCGAGTGCCGCTTCGAGTACGGCCCCACCAACTGGGCGCGCGCCCGACTCTCCCTCGCCCCGGACGCGCCGGACACCTTGCGCGTGGTGCTGGCCTTTGACATGGGCGTGGAGGAAAAGACCGGCGACGTGTACGCCGCGCTCAGCCCGGACGATGTGGATGCCAACGCGCATTTCCGCCTCGCCTGGCGCTTCCGCGACAATGCGTGGTTCATGGACTTGGCCTGGGTGGAGGAATGGCTGCGCGAGCTCTGGCAGGCCTGGCGCAAGCGCGAGGGGCGGCCGCCCGTGGACGGGGAGCAGCAGTTCGCGCACCTCGCCTCTTACCTGACCACGCTGGAGGCTCTGGAGCGCGCCATCCGCGCCACAGAGGTCTACGTCATCCGGCCGGACGCCAAGAACTGCGTGGACGTGGACCTCGTGCTCGACATCGGCAATTCGCGCACCACGGGCATCCTTGTGGAAACGCACACCCAGAGCGCCACCAACCTCAACGACAGTTACCTGCTCCAGCTCCGGGACATGGACGAGCCAGACAGGATCTCCACCGAGCCCTTTGAGACGCGCGTGGAATTTTCCGAGATCAGCTTCGGCAACGACGCCTTGAGCCTGCGCTCGGGGCGGCGCACCCCGGCTTTCGCGTGGCCCTCGCCCGTGCGCATCGGGCCCGAGGCCGCGCGCCTGGCCACGCTTTCGCGCTGCGAGCAGGGCTCCACGGGCATGTCCAGCCCCAAGCGCTATCTCTGGGACGAGCGCAACTGGAAGCGCACGTGGCGCTTCAACACCAAGAGCGAAAAGGCGCCCTATGTGACGCGCGGGCCGCTCGCCCAGCGCATCAATTCCAGCGGCACGCCGCTCTGCTGCATGGACGACCCGCTCTTCACGCGCAACCGCGCCTTCCGCGAGCAGGAGCGCGAAAGCGCCTTCGAGTCGCTTTTCACGCGCTCCTCGCTCATGATGTTCCTGCTCGTGGAGATCATCCAGCAGGCGCTTCTGACCATCAATTCGCCCGGCCAGCGCTGCCGCCGCGAGGCCTCGGCCGAGCCAAGGCGCCTTCGGCAGGTCATCTTCACCGTGCCCGGCGGCATGCCCATCGCGGAGCAGAAGATCTACAAGCGCTGGGCCAAGTGGGCCGTGCACGTGCTCTGGGAGGCGCTCGGCTGGGGCCAGTACTATGTGGAGAACCCGGCGCGGCGGCGCCGCGGCGAGGCCGCGGACTACCGCACCAACCCGGTCATCCGCTGCGACTGGGACGAGGCCACCTGCACCCAGCTCGTCTTCATCTACAACGAGATCACCCGCAAGTTCCAGGGCGACGCGCAGCTTTTCTGCGAGATCATGGGCCGGCCCCGGCCCTTCCCCGGGCGCGGGGGCGAGGCCCCGAGCGTGCGCGTGGCCACCATCGACATCGGCGGCGGCACCACCGACCTCTCCATCACCACTTTCGAGCTCGCCAGCGACGAGGGCGCCACGCCGCGCATGGCCCCGCACCCCGAGTTCCACGACGGCTTCAACCTCGCCGGCGACGACATCCTGCGCGCCGTGGTGGCCGAGCATGTGCTCGAGGCCATCGGCGCGGCCATGGCCGAGGCAGGCGTGAAAAACACCCGCGCCGCCCTGGCCGCGCTCTTCGGGCGCGACACCATGGACAGCAGCAAGGAGATCCTCAACCAGCGCATCCAGTTCATCCGGCAGGTGGCGGTGCCGGCGGCCCTGCGCGTACTCTCCCTCTACGAGCAGGCGGACATGCGCGGCGCGGGCTCGGGCACGGTCTTCCGCCTGGGGGACTGCTTCGTGAAGCCCGCGGAAGAGCCCGACGGGAAAAAGACCGGGCGCGCCGGCAAGGCCCCGGCGGAGCAGGAGTCCCCGCCCGTGTTCGCGGACGGCCTCGCGCCCATGCCGAGCGCCGCCGCCCTTGGCTACCTCACGGACTATGTGCGCGAGCACGGCGGTGCCGCGGATTTCGACCCGCTCGCCATCCCCATCCGCGTGGAGCCGCGCCGCGTGGACGACACGGTGCGCACCGCCTTGAAGGAAGTGCTCGCCAATCTCTGCGAGGTTATCCACCTCTACGACTGCGACGTGCTCCTGCTCACAGGGCGCCCGAGCCGCTGGCCGGGCATTGCCGAGACCATCTGCTCCATGCTGCCCGTGCCGCCGAGCCGCATCTTCCCCATGGGCGACTACCGCGTGGGCGGCTGGTATCCTTTCTCGGACGCGCTCGGCAACATGACCGACCCCAAGACCACCGTGGTCGTGGGCGCCATCCTCTGCGCGCTCGCCGAGGGCCAGCTCGAGGGCTTCTCTTTCGACCCGCACGGGCTCGCCCTCTCCTCCACGGCGCGCTATATCGGCGAGATGGAGCTCAACGGCCAGATCCGCAAAAGCAAGGTCTGGTTCACGGTGGACCCGGAGCGGCGCAGCGTGGAGCCGCCGGTGGCCGAGATCAGGTTCAGCGGGCCCATGGCCGTGGGTTTCCGCCAGCTGGACGCCGAACGCTGGACGACCACCCGCTATTACTTCCTCGAATTCGTCAATGACGACGCCAGGCGCGAAAACGCGCACCTCCTGCCCTTCACCGTGAAGCTGCGCCTCGTGCTGCCCGAGGAGGACGGCGCCACGGCGCCCGGCGCGGACGGAGGCGCCGGCGAGGGCGAATTCGTCATCGAGGAAATCCGCGACCGCAACGGCGACACCGTGCCCAACAAGGTGCTGGACATGCGCCTCCAGACGCTGCCCCGGGACGAGGGCTTCTGGATGGACACCGGCATCGTCTACGGCGACTGA